A genome region from Brassica napus cultivar Da-Ae unplaced genomic scaffold, Da-Ae ScsIHWf_1316;HRSCAF=1879, whole genome shotgun sequence includes the following:
- the LOC106433964 gene encoding uncharacterized protein LOC106433964, protein MFDDSDGASSEDDNFSTYGESPIEEDEDSPTLPSKKRYQNFLMSESKGNLEVLKLEMSSLDLAVGQRYLTKKHLKRRLKLFTVRHQFDFDVEISNLTTYVVKCWVDGCTWRVRASTEGLSPQFYIRIYDSDHACSVTERSNRSRNATPDILGELYKNFLGDVGPAVRPESVGIAITKQFGVKMEYWKSHRTLKCAREIDEGTPECGFELLPSYLYMIRRANPNTVTRLQIDELGRFMYVFLAFGASVNGFPFMRKVVVVDAFAVVDTENDDSWNWFFTQLKVLIPDQEGLAIISDRHNSIGKAITNVYSLAARGICTYHLYKNILGRYKGKDVFRLVKKAARCFRMSDFDMIFEEIEALNPDLHGYLERADVRLWTRVYFPGERYNLMTTNIAESMNRALSHARGLNIVRILESIRVMMTRWFAERRVDARSQSTTLTRGVEKLLQGRVSASRDWTVQRIDDHHTEVKYGAAGESLNVVNLVERKCTCRRFDVEKIPCVHAIAAAEERNVSRISLCSPYYKSTYLASAYAESVMPVDSALPVPDNVANVQCFPPFIRQQPGRPKKNRMKSALEVALANKRPRKEHICSRCSQSGHNARTCPI, encoded by the exons ATGTTCGATGACTCGGACGGTGCGTCATCTGAAGATGATAACTTCAGCACATACGGTGAGTCTCCtatcgaagaagacgaagattcACCAACGCTACCTTCCAAGAAGAGATATCAGAACTTCTTGATGAGCGAATCTAAAGGGAATCTGGAGGTTTTGAAGTTGGAGATGTCGTCGTTAGACCTTGCGGTAGGACAACGATACTTGACTAAAAAGCATTTGAAGAGACGACTGAAACTTTTTACAGTGAGGCatcaatttgattttgatgtagAAATATCAAACCTGACAACATACGTTGTTAAGTGTTGGGTTGATGGATGTACATGGAGAGTTCGTGCATCTACCGAAGGATTGTCCCCGCAGTTTTATATTCGTATTTACGACTCGGATCATGCATGTTCTGTAACTGAGCGTTCTAATCGATCTCGAAATGCAACACCGGATATTTTAGGAGAGTTGTACAAGAACTTTCTCGGCGACGTTGGTCCGGCCGTTCGCCCTGAGAGTGTCGGAATAGCTATCACTAAGCAGTTTGGTGTAAAG ATGGAATATTGGAAATCACACCGGACGCTTAAATGTGCAAGGGAAATCGATGAGGGCACACCTGAGTGTGGTTTTGAACTCTTGCCTTCTTACTTATACATGATAAGAAGGGCAAATCCGAATACAGTTACGCGTCTTCAAATCGATGAGCTTGGAAGATTCATGTATGTGTTTCTTGCGTTTGGTGCGAGCGTTAATGGGTTTCCTTTCATGCGCAAAGTTGTTGTCGTCGACG CCTTCGCAGTGGTTGACACTGAAAATGATGATTCATGGAATTGGTTTTTTACGCAACTAAAAGTGTTGATTCCTGACCAGGAGGGTCTTGCGATAATATCAGATAGGCATAACTCGATAGGGAAAGCAATTACAAATGTGTATTCGTTAGCTGCTCGTGGAATATGCACCTATCATTTGTATAAAAACATATTGGGACGGTACAAAGGAAAAGATGTATTTCGGCTGGTGAAGAAAGCGGCGAGATGTTTTAGAATGTCTGACTTTGATATGATTTTCGAGGAGATTGAAGCACTTAATCCTGATCTCCACGGCTACCTCGAAAGAGCTGATGTCAGACTGTGGACACGTGTTTATTTCCCGGGCGAGaggtacaatttgatgactacgaACATAGCGGAATCAATGAACAGAGCATTATCGCATGCTAGAGGTCTTAACATTGTTCGAATATTGGAATCGATACGGGTTATGATGACCAGATGGTTTGCTGAACGAAGAGTGGATGCCAGATCGCAGTCAACCACACTCACGCGCGGTGTGGAGAAACTATTACAA GGACGTGTAAGTGCCTCCCGGGATTGGACGGTTCAAAGGATTGATGACCATCACACTGAAGTTAAATATGGCGCTGCTGGCGAGTCTTTGAATGTTGTTAATTTGGTTGAGCGAAAGTGCACATGTCGGCGTTTCGATGTCGAGAAAATACCATGTGTACACGCAATCGCAGCTGCAGAGGAAAGAAATGTTTCTCGTATATCACTGTGCAGTCCTTACTATAAAAGCACTTATTTAGCTAGCGCATACGCTGAATCGGTCATGCCGGTTGACTCAGCGCTACCTGTTCCAGATAACGTGGCTAACGTACAGTGCTTTCCACCGTTTATTCGTCAACAACCGGGAAGACctaaaaaaaataggatgaaatCTGCTTTAGAAGTTGCACTTGCAAACAAACGTCCTAGGAAAGAGCACATATGTTCTCGTTGCAGTCAAAGTGGACATAATGCGAGAACTTGTCCGATATAA